The following are encoded in a window of Chiloscyllium plagiosum isolate BGI_BamShark_2017 chromosome 11, ASM401019v2, whole genome shotgun sequence genomic DNA:
- the spata1 gene encoding spermatogenesis-associated protein 1, with amino-acid sequence MRSARNRRTPSAGVIELHVFYVPAELWNSKLNTVSNHAINKFISAGFIRVLPELNLKALRQQVGDLLGARTVDGTFAFLKCIGRSLAMVSAKQESELKVKSFAPPYAPQPELYLLPGVGRRQLRDLIPVDNQQLSEDVLTQCSQGTHAALFENKATAESKCSICTYQTHVSKSPNGDNTYVSHQGAQSTNRVTDATLREHKVNDFPHKDQRTQSPEGMSIYNPLHRKSASIKPGEITDSREPETNGFLQDTHNTRSLDINSTWEQEIHFLQNTRDSNRKIYKSQQQEHQMPQREKDITASGVAQMDSGPVAKQGRSNSTGDSGLSESLDEKDLEYCEIQRKKSQQVNQGPASINDGQRTDQMQNDGHLTVMKNYSLPPPPPPPPLDLNLRAQFESVPTEKEQLIAQINATKQERKCLERTREELVKKAKGLLAQNQLRRNQVRNSWKKKYFESKKLTVPLEETSCKLRKELEEYYLKLLHHLEARDLRKRPRKSTGAGNPKNELIIQITTLKHEIDQLYRSVENAKMKLITEIKLRKQTTTDLRALRAELAQKKTQSSLNRLRNGSVPHSLNVLVT; translated from the exons GTCATAGAGCTTCATGTTTTCTATGTCCCAGCGGAATTGTGGAACAGTAAGTTGAATACAGTTTCCAACCATGCCATAAACAAGTTCATCTCGGCAGGGTTCATCAG GGTTTTACCTGAACTAAATCTGAAAGCACTGAGGCAGCAGGTCGGAGACTTGCTTGGAGCTCGGACTGTCGATGGTACCTTTGCTTTCCTGAAATGTATTGGAAGGAGTTTAGCAATG GTTTCAGCAAAGCAAGAATCAGAACTCAAAGTGAAGTCATTTGCACCTCCTTAT GCTCCACAGCCAGAACTCTACTTGCTACCTGGAGTTGGCAGGAGGCAGCTACGTGATCTGATTCCAGTCGACAACCAGCAACTTTCGGAGGATGTTCTAACGCAATGTTCACAAGGAACACACGCAGCTCTGTTTGAGAATAAAGCTACAGCAGAATCAAAATGTTCCATCTGCACCTACCAAACTCATGTTTCGAAGAGTCCAAATGGAGACAACACCTACGTAAGCCATCAAGGAGCACAGAGCACAAACAGGGTCACTGATGCAACACTGAGGGAACATAAAGTGAATGATTTTCCACACAAAGATCAGCGCACCCAGAGCCCTGAGGGAATGAGCATCTACAATCCACTCCATCGGAAATCGGCAAGCATAAAGCCAGGAGAGATCACTGATTCAAGGGAACCTGAAACCAATGGTTTTCTTCAAGATACCCACAACACAAGGAGTCTGGATATAAACAGTACCTGGGAGCAGGAGATACACTTCCTTCAAAACACCAGAGACAGCAATCGGAAAATATACAAGAGTCAACAGCAGGAACATCAGATGCCGCAGCGAGAGAAAG ATATTACAGCCAGCGGTGTTGCTCAGATGGACAGTGGTCCAGTTGCAAAACAAGGCAGGAGTAACAGCACGGGCGATTCCGGGCTATCAGAATCATTGGATGAGAaagatttggaatattgcgaaATCCAAAGAAAGAAGAG TCAGCAAGTAAATCAGGGTCCAGCATCGATCAATGATGGACAGAGAACTGATCAG ATGCAGAATGATGGTCATTTGACAGTTATGAAGAACTATTCCctgcctcctcctccacctccacctccactaGATCTCAACCTCAGAGCCCAATTTGAGTCAGTCCCAACAGAGA aggaGCAGCTGATTGCCCAAATAAATGCAACAAAACAGGAGAGAAAATGCCTTGAGAGGACAAGGGAAGAACTTGTAAAGAAAGCAAAAGGATTATTAGCACAGAATCAATTACGGAGGAACCAAG TTCGCAATAGTTGGAAGAAGAAATACTTTGAATCGAAGAAGCTGACCGTTCCTCTGGAAGAAACATCATGCAAGTTGCGGAAGGAGCTGGAGGAGTATTACCTGAAACTGCTGCACCACCTGGAGGCCCGGGACTTGAGAAAAAGGCCCAGAAAGTCAACTGGTGCTGGCAATCCCAAA AACGAGTTAATTATTCAGATCACAACACTCAAGCATGAGATTGATCAGCTTTACAGGAGTGTGGAAAATGCCAAAATGAAGCTAATTACTGAGATAAAG CTAAGAAAGCAGACAACTACAGACCTCCGAGCTCTCCGTGCTGAATTAGCACAGAAGAAGACCCAGTCATCCTTAAATCGCCTGCGTAATGGCTCCGTACCTCACAGTTTGAATGTTTTAGTGACTTAA